One part of the Moraxella sp. FZFQ2102 genome encodes these proteins:
- the parC gene encoding DNA topoisomerase IV subunit A yields MTTDIDTRSVSDFTEYAYLNYAMYVIMDRALPHIADGLKPVQRRIVYAMSELGLKHTAKPKKSARTVGDVLGKYHPHGDFACYEAMVLMAQPFSYRYPLISGQGNWGSPDDPKSFAAMRYTEAKMSNYANTLLAELEQGTVDWQDNFDGSLTEPVTLPARLPNILLNGTTGIAVGMATDIPPHNLGEVVKACIRLLKNPELSVKQLAQTVLAPDLPTTAEIITPKADLVAMYETGKGSYKMRATYQLDPKEKNHIIINALPYQVSGNKVVEQIAKLMTDKKLPWVTEIRDESDNNNPCRIVIELKKGKLEIDKIMSHLFANTDLETSYRVNMNMIGVNGKPEVKNLKTILTEWLSVRRGVVIRRLQHRLDKIDKRLHILAGLLIAYLNIDEVIRIIREEDDPKLELMNRYGLSDIQADAILDIKLRQLAKLEEIELNAERDRLEAERAVIANQLADPDALTALLIDELTADAKEHGDERHSPVVERDEATSLKATELMTSEPVTVVISQAGWIRLAKGHSTDPMQMNYRSGDDYLAHALGKSTERLILIDSTGRSYGLDTVHLPSARGQGDPITSLLNLANGAKIEQLAFMTDKHIIMASSAGYGFINQLSNLDTAQKAGKASINLGDGTLLPIAVMDDGDDLVAVSVSNGNLLIFPSDDLPQLAKGKGNKLVNLKGDETITAITSLSSNDSLVITAGKRTLTLKPSDVANYTAKRASRGAALPKGFGKVAGMTKLIQNSD; encoded by the coding sequence ATGACCACAGACATCGACACCCGCTCGGTGAGCGACTTCACCGAATACGCCTACCTAAACTACGCCATGTATGTCATCATGGATCGCGCCTTGCCACACATCGCCGATGGACTCAAGCCCGTGCAGCGCCGCATCGTCTATGCCATGAGCGAGCTTGGGCTTAAGCACACCGCCAAGCCCAAAAAAAGCGCGCGTACCGTCGGTGATGTCTTGGGTAAATATCATCCGCACGGCGATTTTGCCTGTTATGAAGCGATGGTTCTGATGGCGCAGCCGTTCAGCTATCGTTATCCACTGATCAGCGGTCAGGGCAACTGGGGATCTCCTGATGATCCCAAATCTTTTGCGGCGATGCGCTATACCGAAGCGAAGATGAGTAATTATGCCAATACTTTGCTGGCTGAACTTGAGCAAGGCACAGTCGATTGGCAGGATAACTTCGATGGCTCACTCACCGAACCTGTCACCTTGCCTGCGCGCCTGCCAAATATTTTGCTCAATGGCACAACCGGCATCGCCGTCGGTATGGCAACAGACATTCCACCGCACAATCTGGGCGAAGTGGTCAAAGCCTGCATTCGCTTACTAAAAAATCCAGAATTGTCCGTCAAACAACTGGCGCAAACCGTGCTTGCCCCTGATCTGCCGACCACTGCCGAGATCATCACGCCCAAGGCAGACTTGGTCGCGATGTACGAGACGGGCAAAGGCAGCTACAAGATGCGCGCCACTTATCAGCTTGACCCAAAAGAAAAAAACCATATTATTATCAATGCCTTACCTTATCAGGTCTCAGGCAATAAAGTGGTTGAGCAGATCGCAAAGCTGATGACCGATAAAAAACTGCCTTGGGTCACCGAAATCCGCGACGAATCGGACAACAACAACCCTTGCCGCATCGTCATCGAGCTCAAAAAAGGCAAGCTTGAGATTGATAAAATCATGAGCCATCTGTTTGCCAATACTGACCTTGAGACGAGCTATCGTGTGAATATGAACATGATCGGTGTCAATGGCAAACCTGAAGTCAAAAATCTAAAAACCATTCTCACCGAGTGGCTGTCTGTGCGCCGCGGTGTGGTGATTCGCCGCTTGCAGCATCGCTTGGATAAGATCGATAAGCGACTGCATATTTTGGCAGGCTTACTCATCGCTTACTTGAACATCGATGAAGTCATCCGCATCATCCGCGAAGAAGATGACCCCAAGCTTGAGCTGATGAATCGCTATGGCTTATCAGACATTCAAGCCGATGCCATCTTAGACATCAAACTGCGCCAACTTGCCAAGCTTGAAGAGATTGAGCTTAATGCCGAGCGCGACCGCCTAGAAGCTGAGCGCGCGGTGATCGCCAATCAGCTTGCCGACCCTGATGCGCTCACCGCCCTACTCATCGATGAGCTGACCGCCGATGCCAAAGAACATGGTGATGAACGCCACTCACCTGTGGTAGAGCGCGACGAAGCCACCAGTCTAAAAGCCACGGAGCTGATGACGAGCGAGCCTGTGACGGTGGTGATCTCACAAGCCGGCTGGATTCGCCTTGCCAAGGGTCACAGCACCGATCCTATGCAGATGAACTATCGCTCGGGCGATGATTATTTGGCGCACGCCTTGGGTAAATCGACCGAACGCTTGATTCTCATCGACAGCACAGGTCGCAGCTATGGGCTTGATACCGTCCATCTGCCATCGGCGCGCGGTCAAGGCGATCCGATCACAAGCCTATTAAACCTTGCCAATGGCGCAAAGATTGAACAGCTTGCCTTCATGACTGATAAACACATCATCATGGCAAGTAGCGCAGGCTATGGCTTTATCAATCAATTATCCAATCTAGACACCGCCCAAAAAGCAGGCAAGGCAAGTATCAATCTGGGCGATGGCACACTGCTGCCCATCGCTGTGATGGATGATGGTGATGATTTGGTGGCGGTGAGCGTCTCCAATGGCAATCTGCTCATCTTCCCAAGTGATGATCTGCCACAGCTTGCTAAGGGCAAGGGCAATAAGCTTGTCAATCTAAAAGGCGATGAGACTATCACCGCGATCACAAGCTTATCAAGCAATGACAGCCTAGTCATCACCGCAGGCAAGCGCACCTTGACGCTAAAGCCTAGCGATGTCGCCAATTACACCGCCAAGCGCGCCAGTCGTGGTGCGGCATTGCCAAAGGGCTTTGGTAAAGTGGCGGGCATGACAAAACTGATCCAAAATTCTGATTGA
- a CDS encoding GNAT family N-acetyltransferase, whose translation MTTIAHNAATQRFETTIDGHTAYLSYQIIDERTWNIDHTIVPDALGGRGLGSALAKTALDFARDHDIKIVPSCSFVAHYINKHQDYQNVLK comes from the coding sequence ATGACCACCATCGCCCACAATGCCGCCACTCAGCGTTTTGAGACCACCATCGATGGACACACCGCCTATCTAAGCTATCAGATCATCGATGAGCGCACTTGGAACATTGACCACACCATCGTCCCTGATGCACTTGGCGGTCGCGGCTTAGGCTCGGCACTTGCCAAGACAGCGCTTGATTTTGCCCGTGATCACGACATCAAAATCGTGCCAAGCTGCTCATTTGTCGCGCATTACATAAATAAGCACCAAGATTACCAAAATGTGCTAAAATAA
- a CDS encoding YqfO family protein encodes MYKIVTYIPETHLEVVKTAMFAAGAGHYGNYECCSWQTLGMGQFRPLDGANPTIGEVGEITRVSEWKVEMMVPENKLCEVVQAYKDAHPYEVPAYEVYQTVDVEGD; translated from the coding sequence ATGTATAAAATCGTTACCTACATTCCAGAGACGCATCTGGAAGTGGTAAAAACCGCGATGTTCGCCGCTGGTGCGGGGCATTATGGTAATTATGAATGCTGCAGCTGGCAGACATTGGGCATGGGGCAGTTTCGCCCACTGGATGGCGCAAATCCGACCATCGGCGAAGTCGGTGAAATCACGCGTGTGTCTGAGTGGAAGGTGGAGATGATGGTGCCTGAGAATAAGCTGTGCGAAGTTGTGCAAGCGTACAAAGACGCGCACCCTTATGAAGTGCCTGCCTATGAAGTGTATCAGACAGTGGATGTGGAAGGGGATTGA
- a CDS encoding aminotransferase class IV, with translation MTVRFYQFDGALQASDARMDERAFCYGDGFFSTIGVHDGQMLWADGHRVRVIAGLGALKMVLDIDGLMAQLHTLAAAITEGLIKIIITRAPQSVRGYGYRGGDSRATAYIKCQAMPVYQAHQWQDGLPIAMPVDMICLDSQIAHRPPRLAGLKLIACPDQVLAHAELLARQDQGATDGLVANVHGQYICATMGNVFYQIDGAWYTPPVNLSGVAGVMRAQVLTSDYFGHISERVLMQGDLSAIQAMFITNAVRGIIPVWRLDGRVLDQFV, from the coding sequence ATGACGGTACGGTTTTATCAGTTTGACGGTGCGCTACAGGCGTCTGATGCGCGCATGGATGAGCGTGCGTTTTGCTATGGCGATGGGTTTTTTAGCACCATTGGCGTGCATGATGGGCAGATGCTGTGGGCGGACGGACATCGTGTGCGTGTGATCGCAGGGCTTGGCGCACTTAAGATGGTGCTTGATATCGATGGTCTGATGGCGCAGCTACATACCTTGGCGGCAGCGATCACAGAAGGTCTCATCAAAATCATCATCACGCGCGCGCCGCAGTCTGTGCGTGGCTATGGTTATCGTGGTGGTGATAGTCGTGCCACTGCGTATATCAAATGCCAAGCGATGCCTGTGTATCAGGCGCATCAGTGGCAGGACGGATTACCGATCGCGATGCCTGTCGATATGATTTGCTTGGACAGCCAAATTGCCCACCGCCCACCGCGCCTAGCAGGGCTTAAGCTGATCGCCTGCCCTGATCAGGTGCTGGCACACGCTGAATTATTGGCGCGCCAAGATCAGGGCGCAACCGATGGCTTGGTTGCCAATGTGCATGGGCAGTATATTTGCGCGACGATGGGTAATGTGTTTTATCAAATTGATGGCGCATGGTATACGCCGCCTGTGAACCTATCTGGCGTAGCTGGCGTGATGCGCGCCCAAGTGCTGACAAGTGATTACTTTGGACATATCAGTGAGCGCGTGCTGATGCAGGGTGATTTGAGTGCGATTCAAGCGATGTTCATCACCAATGCTGTGCGCGGTATCATTCCTGTGTGGCGTTTGGATGGGCGGGTGTTGGATCAGTTTGTCTAA
- the mltG gene encoding endolytic transglycosylase MltG, with translation MANSTRKKPVRQPVKSSQKTKPILIVLILAVIIALIVLYQTLFAAAVDTEQQVSVEKGDTYYSLLAKQGWTDNALALPALAKAYVSLSADKPLQAGKYTIPSGASLASIMDILQQGGQSEQVVIRIVEGKTIKDLYQAIKTTDGVTLELLTPPADGYAWTDVARDNAAVAAALGIDAPNQHLEGWFAPNTYHFNAGVSDKAILQKLYDDQKRILDEAWQARDDNLPYQTPYEALIMASIIEKETGIADERSLVSSVFVNRFAKDMKLQTDPTIIYGLFDRYDGKIYRSNINEKNEYNTYQINGLPITPIALPSKESILATMHPDKSDVLFFVATGNGGHKFSKTLDEHNKAVEEYRAVMRQKERQ, from the coding sequence ATGGCAAATTCTACGCGCAAAAAACCCGTCAGGCAACCTGTCAAATCTTCACAGAAGACCAAGCCGATCTTGATCGTGCTGATTCTTGCTGTCATCATCGCACTGATCGTGCTTTATCAGACGCTGTTTGCCGCGGCGGTGGATACCGAGCAGCAGGTCAGCGTCGAAAAAGGCGATACTTATTATAGCTTGCTTGCCAAGCAGGGCTGGACGGATAATGCGCTTGCTTTGCCTGCACTTGCCAAGGCGTATGTGTCATTGAGTGCAGATAAGCCATTGCAAGCAGGTAAGTACACCATCCCAAGTGGTGCAAGTCTTGCTAGCATCATGGACATCTTGCAGCAAGGCGGTCAATCCGAGCAAGTCGTCATCCGCATCGTTGAAGGCAAGACCATCAAGGATCTGTACCAAGCGATCAAAACTACCGATGGCGTGACGCTTGAGCTATTGACGCCACCGGCAGATGGCTATGCGTGGACAGATGTGGCGCGTGATAATGCTGCGGTTGCTGCGGCGCTTGGGATTGATGCGCCCAATCAGCATTTGGAAGGTTGGTTTGCGCCCAATACTTATCATTTCAATGCAGGCGTGAGCGATAAAGCCATTTTACAAAAGCTGTATGATGACCAAAAGCGCATCTTGGATGAAGCATGGCAAGCGCGTGATGACAATTTACCATATCAGACGCCGTATGAAGCTTTGATCATGGCAAGTATCATTGAAAAAGAGACAGGCATCGCCGATGAGCGCAGTTTGGTGTCGTCGGTATTTGTCAATCGTTTCGCCAAGGATATGAAACTGCAGACCGATCCGACCATCATTTATGGGCTGTTTGACCGCTATGATGGCAAGATTTATCGCAGTAATATCAATGAGAAAAACGAGTATAATACTTATCAAATCAATGGCTTACCGATCACGCCGATTGCACTGCCGTCCAAAGAATCCATCCTTGCGACCATGCATCCTGATAAGTCTGATGTGCTGTTTTTCGTTGCGACAGGCAATGGTGGGCATAAATTCAGTAAAACGCTCGATGAGCATAATAAAGCGGTAGAAGAATATCGCGCGGTGATGCGCCAAAAGGAAAGGCAATGA
- a CDS encoding trypsin-like peptidase domain-containing protein: MKKTALSGLLALSLWMPVAMSVPMTAHAVVGVDFSQLVEQASPSVVRVSITKKVDTQTLAKAQAIEILKDYLGQDVPLPDAPMLEQGYGTGFFISSDGYILTNHHVIADAESITVTLSDRTELDAKLIGSDESSDIAVLKVQGTNFPALPVAKGDTLKVGEPVLAIGSPFGFDYSASAGIVSAKSRSIPSEGTVPFIQSDVALNPGNSGGPLFNQKGEVVAVNSMIFSGTGGYMGLSFSIPIETAMDIYQQIRDTGKVTRVRMGVTIQDLDRNLAQVYGLERPKGALLTKVVPQSPADQAGLQAGDVVLSFNDMPINLAHEWFDLTNKAKPHDTFYLTYLRDGKTYQAKGQFGDAADDIAADQKRQQDGVRLGVRLRNLTVLERRALTEQGIQGGVMITSVDLVGNASRAGIQTGDILVGMNRVPIRDAESFAAQVAALPNKGVVAVQLIRQGEPVILGMRLE, from the coding sequence ATGAAAAAAACAGCACTGAGCGGATTGCTTGCCCTAAGCCTATGGATGCCTGTCGCCATGAGCGTGCCGATGACGGCACACGCGGTGGTGGGCGTGGATTTCTCCCAATTGGTCGAACAAGCATCGCCATCGGTGGTGCGTGTGAGCATCACCAAAAAAGTCGATACTCAAACCCTAGCCAAAGCGCAGGCGATAGAGATTTTAAAAGATTATTTGGGTCAAGATGTGCCGCTGCCTGACGCACCGATGCTTGAGCAGGGCTATGGCACGGGCTTTTTTATCAGTTCTGATGGTTATATTTTGACCAATCACCATGTCATCGCTGATGCCGAGAGTATCACCGTCACCCTAAGCGATCGCACGGAGCTGGATGCCAAATTGATCGGCAGTGATGAGAGTTCAGACATCGCGGTACTCAAGGTACAAGGCACAAACTTCCCTGCACTGCCTGTGGCAAAAGGCGATACGCTCAAAGTCGGCGAGCCTGTACTTGCCATCGGTTCGCCGTTTGGCTTTGATTATTCGGCATCGGCAGGGATTGTCTCTGCCAAATCGCGCAGCATTCCAAGCGAAGGCACAGTACCTTTTATCCAAAGTGATGTCGCCTTAAACCCCGGTAATTCAGGCGGGCCATTATTCAACCAAAAAGGCGAAGTCGTCGCGGTCAATTCGATGATTTTTAGCGGTACGGGCGGCTATATGGGGCTGTCGTTCTCGATTCCAATTGAGACGGCGATGGATATCTATCAGCAGATCCGCGATACAGGCAAGGTGACGCGCGTGCGCATGGGCGTGACCATTCAAGATCTGGATCGTAATTTGGCGCAAGTCTATGGGCTTGAGCGTCCTAAAGGCGCGCTTTTGACCAAAGTCGTGCCACAGTCGCCAGCTGATCAAGCAGGCTTACAAGCAGGCGATGTGGTCTTATCGTTCAATGATATGCCGATCAACCTGGCGCATGAATGGTTCGATTTGACCAACAAAGCCAAGCCGCACGATACTTTTTATTTGACTTATCTGCGTGATGGTAAGACTTATCAAGCCAAAGGGCAGTTCGGTGATGCAGCAGATGACATCGCCGCTGACCAAAAACGCCAACAAGACGGCGTGCGCTTGGGCGTGCGTCTGCGCAATCTGACCGTGCTTGAACGCCGCGCGCTGACAGAACAAGGCATCCAAGGCGGCGTGATGATCACTTCGGTGGATCTGGTGGGTAATGCGTCGCGCGCTGGCATCCAAACGGGGGATATCTTGGTCGGCATGAACCGTGTGCCAATCCGTGATGCCGAAAGTTTCGCCGCCCAAGTCGCTGCCTTGCCAAATAAAGGCGTGGTCGCGGTGCAGCTGATCCGCCAAGGCGAGCCGGTGATTCTTGGGATGCGCCTTGAATGA
- the dapA gene encoding 4-hydroxy-tetrahydrodipicolinate synthase, producing the protein MTDAYQDIKSKLRGAITALITPMTPDGAVDYDKLAKLIEWQIAEGIHALVAVGTTGESATLSVAEHSEVINFFVKQVAGRVPVIAGTGANSTHEAIELTRHAKNAGADCALLVVPYYNKPTQEGMYQHFKAIAEAVDMPQMLYNVPGRTVADMSEETVNRLADIDNIVAIKDATGDVERGKSLIKRVGDRIVVLSGDDPTALELVKHGAAGDISVTSNVAPKAMSQVFGLALEGKFDEAAAIHDTIKHLHQDLFVESSPQPTKYALYKMGKIDKGIRLPLVWLSNEYHSVIDAALAKANLI; encoded by the coding sequence ATGACAGACGCATATCAAGACATCAAATCCAAACTTCGTGGGGCGATCACTGCCCTGATCACACCGATGACCCCAGACGGTGCGGTGGATTATGATAAGCTTGCCAAGCTGATCGAATGGCAAATCGCCGAAGGCATTCATGCTTTGGTCGCGGTCGGTACGACAGGCGAGTCAGCGACTTTGAGTGTGGCTGAACACAGCGAAGTGATTAACTTTTTTGTCAAGCAAGTGGCGGGTCGTGTGCCTGTGATCGCAGGTACGGGTGCGAATTCAACGCATGAAGCGATCGAGCTTACTCGCCATGCCAAAAACGCAGGCGCGGACTGTGCGCTACTGGTCGTACCTTATTATAATAAGCCGACCCAAGAAGGGATGTATCAGCATTTCAAAGCCATCGCCGAAGCGGTGGATATGCCACAGATGCTGTACAATGTCCCTGGTCGCACGGTCGCTGATATGAGCGAAGAGACGGTCAATCGCTTGGCGGATATCGATAATATCGTCGCGATCAAAGACGCCACAGGCGATGTCGAGCGTGGCAAAAGCCTAATTAAGCGCGTCGGTGATCGTATCGTCGTGCTATCGGGTGACGATCCGACCGCGCTTGAGCTTGTTAAGCATGGTGCAGCGGGTGATATTTCGGTGACTTCTAATGTCGCACCAAAAGCGATGAGCCAAGTATTTGGCTTGGCATTAGAAGGCAAATTCGACGAAGCGGCGGCGATTCATGACACCATCAAGCATCTGCACCAAGATCTGTTCGTTGAGTCTAGCCCACAGCCGACCAAATATGCCTTGTATAAGATGGGCAAGATTGACAAAGGTATTCGCTTGCCACTGGTATGGCTGTCGAATGAATATCACAGCGTGATCGATGCAGCATTGGCGAAAGCGAACCTGATTTAA
- the tmk gene encoding dTMP kinase, which yields MTGKFISFEGTEGVGKTTAIDGLVARLQARGIQVLRTREPGGSVLAEELRAMFLDPNRSIDADTEILMMFAARADHIHQVIIPALQAGKWVICDRFFDSTVAYQGFGRFDGDQAALDKIELLIEHFVPISPDVTLWLDLDVATGMMRAGKRSAADRLEANALSFFEKVHQGLSHQAARHPQRIHRIDADGTIDEVAARIDRVLGL from the coding sequence TTGACAGGTAAATTCATCAGCTTTGAAGGGACAGAAGGCGTCGGCAAGACCACGGCGATCGATGGCTTGGTCGCGCGCCTACAAGCACGGGGCATACAGGTGCTGCGTACGCGCGAACCTGGGGGCAGTGTGCTTGCCGAAGAGCTGCGTGCGATGTTTTTGGATCCTAATCGCAGCATCGATGCTGATACTGAGATTTTGATGATGTTCGCTGCGCGCGCTGATCATATCCATCAGGTGATTATCCCTGCACTACAAGCGGGCAAATGGGTGATTTGCGATCGCTTTTTTGACAGTACGGTGGCGTATCAGGGCTTTGGTCGCTTTGATGGTGATCAGGCGGCGCTTGATAAGATTGAGCTGTTGATTGAGCATTTTGTGCCGATCAGTCCAGATGTGACGCTGTGGCTGGATTTGGATGTGGCGACAGGCATGATGCGCGCAGGCAAAAGAAGCGCTGCCGATCGTCTAGAAGCCAATGCGCTAAGCTTTTTTGAAAAAGTGCATCAAGGATTGAGCCATCAAGCTGCACGCCACCCACAGCGCATTCATCGCATTGATGCTGATGGGACGATTGATGAAGTGGCGGCGCGCATTGATCGGGTACTTGGGCTGTAG
- a CDS encoding 4a-hydroxytetrahydrobiopterin dehydratase: MSSLTPDQVALQLDGLPNWSLDGNSLIKTYTFEDFATAVSFMVRVAFFAQSLEHYPVWSHDYNVLSVRIGDPSQHAVQSRDVQLAKRMESSLQAL; encoded by the coding sequence ATGAGCAGCTTAACTCCCGACCAAGTCGCCCTACAGCTTGACGGTTTGCCAAATTGGTCGCTAGATGGCAACAGCCTAATCAAAACCTATACTTTTGAAGACTTTGCTACGGCGGTAAGCTTCATGGTACGCGTGGCGTTTTTCGCCCAAAGCCTTGAGCATTATCCTGTGTGGAGTCATGATTATAATGTGCTGAGTGTGCGCATCGGCGACCCAAGCCAACACGCTGTCCAAAGCCGTGATGTACAGCTTGCCAAGCGTATGGAAAGCTCGCTGCAGGCGTTGTAA
- the purC gene encoding phosphoribosylaminoimidazolesuccinocarboxamide synthase, whose translation MEKQALLYTGKAKSVYETADPDYLVLHFRNDASAFNGEKMASLDRKGMVNNRFNAFIMQKLAEAGIETHFEKQLSDDEVLVKRLKMIPVEAVVRNYAAGGLMKRLGLTEGLPLLPPTYELFYKDDSLGDPMLSESTAIALGYATPDELRQMQELTLKVNAVLSKLFDDAGLMLVDFKLEFGLFHGRVVLGDEFSPDGCRLWDKETKKKLDKDRFRQGLGDVVEGYEEVARRIGVPLA comes from the coding sequence ATGGAAAAACAAGCCCTACTTTATACTGGTAAAGCCAAATCTGTCTATGAAACTGCCGATCCTGATTATCTGGTACTGCATTTTCGCAATGACGCCAGTGCGTTCAATGGCGAGAAGATGGCAAGTCTTGACCGCAAAGGCATGGTGAATAACCGCTTTAATGCCTTTATCATGCAAAAGCTTGCCGAAGCAGGCATTGAGACGCATTTTGAAAAGCAGCTATCAGACGATGAAGTCTTGGTAAAACGCCTAAAAATGATCCCAGTAGAAGCAGTGGTGCGTAACTATGCCGCGGGCGGCTTGATGAAGCGCCTAGGCTTGACCGAAGGTTTGCCACTGTTGCCGCCGACTTATGAGCTGTTTTATAAAGATGACAGTCTGGGCGATCCGATGCTGTCAGAATCTACCGCGATTGCGCTTGGCTATGCCACTCCTGATGAGCTGCGCCAAATGCAAGAGCTGACCTTGAAAGTCAATGCCGTGCTGTCGAAGCTATTTGATGACGCAGGTCTGATGCTGGTGGACTTTAAGCTTGAATTTGGTCTGTTCCACGGCCGTGTGGTCTTGGGCGATGAGTTCTCACCAGATGGCTGCCGCCTGTGGGACAAAGAGACTAAGAAAAAGCTGGACAAAGACCGCTTCCGTCAAGGCTTGGGCGATGTTGTCGAAGGTTATGAAGAAGTTGCGCGCCGTATCGGTGTACCGCTTGCCTAA